In the genome of Magnolia sinica isolate HGM2019 chromosome 2, MsV1, whole genome shotgun sequence, one region contains:
- the LOC131226400 gene encoding putative E3 ubiquitin-protein ligase LIN-1, producing MAGYNKFTMDGKDIVRFLSATVGSFAQDRLINKDQRIQHKEQCAERLAAEDGSCDKNGEVRYSDQAVLANLDWGIDALEEAINTSNIETKNARLDYAEKMLQVCAMLNSHQKTAGVPNFYLSAWAHLNLAFLWKLRNNVHNSVLHVLEMFIVDPFFSRIDFAPELWEVLFLPHMSSIVGWYSESRHKIVMEVIPDSADLSFTADFDQFFNESLILSMRPDQADKLQKLEKLYGESLDENTRLYARYYKECVTFNSTVSKKGMPMFPIAEPPMTPLHEVSRSIPNYVKFGPILPKSAGFSPILKDKDDEQEHCRLNITSNARQKLQDIMLPENEDGFDADYGDADMDSNVRTPKVVATKSMSSVKEEGSGSKIRQSRRKDSRSYSPNIFSPMDSPCTPPKVASPQLEVSSKKEPEQLLRLLSGRLTNPTMPISLPNSLPESPRPCNDSSISSAESDGEVLEVQKNCRKSFSCNRSMSFGNTKTQVSEDGFLSETEEEVSQSSISPPSSEKTPRTRPSKDFVCPITGQLFSDPVTLETGQTYERRAIQEWLRMGKTTCPITRQPLSATILPKTNYVLKRLITSWKEQYPDLAQEFSYSETPRASLSSTSSSELPLKSTPSVAFNVLIPRTTNDGIKGEKINRRFMQSVVATSPTSVISQAATESVINSLKPYTSCLCTSEDLQECEAAVLKVARIWKDSKADPAIHAYLVKPTIVNGFVEILMASVDREVLRTSIYILSELIFTDESIGEILTSVDSDFDCLAALLKNGLAEATVLIYQLRPAFSQLSNHDLIPSLVQVIINKNDESNEFRLVVEPKDAAIVMLDQILLGGDENSKSNNASNVISVNGLPALIKCLHRIEGRVSVVSILLSCMRADKSCRNFIANRAELSPVLELFHAGDDSSRSVCIDFISELVRLNRRTFCNQILQIIRDEGAFSTMHTFLAYLQMAPMDQQPAVASLLIQLDLLVEPRKMSIYREEAIETLIEALHRKDFPVSQIIALDALASLSGRLTASGKSLTETWLLKTAGLNQPYNALMKAEKTRKVEDESIEKMEEEEKAASAWEKRVAFVLCNHENGSIFKALEECFKSNSLEMAKQCLVVATWLTHMLNDLPNTGVRDIARQCLLDQFINILQSSKNLEEKVLATLALRSFIHDPDALKELGTYANSICKPLRKLKRCSVVVADTLKALMNLPSVNATELWSCAEAVEIDASANGDVLSLVHLKGRIFSSHSDGHIKVWDSGKKILRLIQEVREHIKAVTCMFIPPSGDKLYSGSLDKTIRVWAIGPEEIHCVQVYDMKESVHSLAASSSLACFASQATGAKVYNWGGITKHVNFSKNVKCLAMMEESIYCGCTGYSIQEVDLRKGTSSIFYSGTRKLLGKQTIHALCIRDGHLFAGGSSVDGLAGKVFSLSTRAVIGSLSTGFDIHSIAANNDFVFTGTKCGIIEVWLRERLTRVASLKVHGGGNTKITSLASDSDGEMLFAGTSDGKIQGWSLD from the exons TTCATTGTTGATCCTTTCTTCTCACGGATCGACTTTGCACCTGAGCTGTGGGAAGTCCTATTTCTTCCTCACATGAGCTCAATCGTTGGGTGGTATTCAGAGTCAAGGCATAAAATCGTAATGGAAGTGATTCCTGATTCTGCCGATCTGTCCTTTACAGCTGATTTTGATCAGTTCTTCAATGAGTCTTTGATCTTGTCAATGCGGCCGGATCAAGCTGACAAGTTGCAGAAGTTGGAAAAGCTCTATGGGGAATCATTGGATGAGAACACCCGGCTCTATGCAAGGTATTATAAGGAGTGTGTGACCTTCAATTCGACGGTTAGCAAGAAGGGGATGCCAATGTTTCCTATTGCAGAGCCACCCATGACACCTTTGCATGAAGTGAGCCGATCGATACCGAATTATGTGAAGTTTGGTCCGATCTTGCCTAAGAGTGCTGGGTTTTCTCCAATTTTGAAAGATAAAGATGATGAACAAGAACATTGCAG ATTGAACATAACTTCAAACGCCAGACAGAAACTGCAG gaTATCATGCTTCCGGAAAATGAAGATGGCTTTGATGCTGATTATGGGGATGCTGATATGGATTCTAATGTTAGAACTCCCAAAGTGGTTGCTACGAAAAGCATGTCATCAGTGAAGGAAGAGGGAAGTGGGTCGAAAATACGGCAGTCAAGAAGGAAGGATAGCCGATCCTATTCTCCCAATATTTTCTCTCCTATGGATTCCCCATGCACTCCTCCCAAGGTCGCATCGCCACAACTGGAGGTCTCTTCTAAGAAAGAACCTGAACAGTTACTGCGGCTTTTGTCTGGTCGTCTTACAAATCCTACCATGCCCATCTCCTTGCCTAACTCTTTGCCTGAATCTCCTCGTCCATGCAATGATTCCAGCATTAGCTCAGCAGAATCTGATGGCGAAGTGCTA GAAGTGCAGAAAAATTGCAGGAAGAGCTTCAGTTGCAACAGGAGTATGAGTTTTGGaaatacaaagacccaagttTCAGAGGATGG TTTCCTCAGCGAAACCGAGGAAGAAGTGAGCCAGAGCAGCATCTCTCCCCCATCATCTGAGAAAACTCCTCGAACAAGACCTTCGAAAGATTTCGTCTGTCCTATCACAGGCCAGCTCTTTAGTGACCCAGTGACTCTTGAAACAGGCCAAACATATGAGAGACGAGCAATCCAAGAATGGTTAAGAATGGGAAAAACTACGTGCCCCATTACCCGTCAGCCTCTCTCTGCAACTATTCTACCCAAAACAAACTATGTGTTGAAGAGACTAATCACCTCCTGGAAGGAACAATATCCCGATCTTGCCCAAGAATTTTCCTACTCCGAAACCCCAAGAGCATCCCTAAGCTCCACATCTTCAAGCGAATTGCCATTGAAGTCAACCCCATCAGTGGCTTTCAATGTTCTCATCCCACGAACTACAAATGATGGTATTAAAGGCGAAAAAATTAACAGAAGATTCATGCAGTCTGTAGTCGCTACCTCTCCAACCAGTGTGATATCTCAAGCAGCCACTGAAAGTGTTATAAACAGTTTAAAGCCTTACACTTCATGTCTATGCACTTCAGAGGACTTGCAAGAATGTGAAGCAGCTGTTTTAAAAGTTGCAAGGATATGGAAGGACTCAAAGGCCGATCCAGCAATCCATGCTTATCTGGTGAAACCAACTATAGTAAATGGGTTTGTTGAAATACTAATGGCTTCTGTCGACAGAGAGGTTCTCAGAACGTCAATTTACATCCTCTCTGAGCTTATATTCACAGACGAAAGCATTGGTGAGATTCTCACCAGTGtagattctgattttgattgccTGGCTGCTCTGCTGAAAAATGGCTTGGCTGAGGCCACCGTTCTTATTTACCAGCTAAGGCCGGCATTCTCTCAGCTTTCAAACCATGACCTTATTCCCTCCCTTGTTCAAGTAATCATAAACAAGAATGATGAATCCAATGAGTTTCGGTTGGTCGTGGAGCCCAAGGATGCTGCTATAGTGATGCTAGATCAGATCCTGTTGGGAGGGGATGAAAACAGCAAGTCGAACAATGCTTCAAATGTTATTTCTGTGAATGGCCTTCCTGCTTTAATCAAATGCTTGCATCGGATTGAGGGAAGGGTATCTGTTGTATCTATACTTTTAAGCTGCATGCGTGCAGACAAGAGTTGCAGGAATTTCATTGCAAACAGAGCCGAGTTGTCTCCTGTTCTTGAGTTATTTCATGCAGGCGACGACAGCTCTAGGAGTGTATGCATTGATTTTATCTCGGAGCTGGTTCGGTTGAATAG GAGGACATTCTGCAATCAGATTTTGCAGATAATTAGAGATGAAGGTGCATTCAGTACCATGCACACTTTTTTGGCGTACCTTCAAATGGCCCCAATGGACCAGCAACCAGCTGTTGCCAGCCTTCTTATTCAGCTTGATCTCCTG gtGGAGCCTCGGAAGATGAGCATTTACAGGGAAGAAGCTATAGAAACATTAATTGAAGCACTCCACCGAAAAGACTTCCCTGTTTCTCAAATCATAGCCCTCGATGCATTGGCATCTCTCTCTGGTCGATTAACTGCCTCAGGAAAGTCTCTTACGGAAACCTGGTTACTCAAGACTGCAGGACTTAATCAACCTTATAATGCTTTAATGAAGGCAGAGAAGACACGAAAAGTGGAGGATGAATCAATCGAAAAAATG gaagaagaagagaaggctgCAAGTGCATGGGAGAAGCGAGTAGCATTTGTCCTTTGCAACCATGAAAATGGATCCATTTTCAAAgcattagaagaatgttttaaGAGCAACTCCTTAGAGATGGCAAAACAATGCTTGGTTGTCGCTACATGGCTGACCCACATGCTTAATGATCTTCCTAATACTGGAGTTAGAGATATTGCTCGTCAGTGTTTGCTTGACCAATTCATTAATATCCTTCAGTCGTCTAAGAACCTTGAGGAGAAGGTTCTCGCCACCCTAGCTTTGAGAAGCTTTATCCATGATCCAG ATGCACTTAAAGAACTTGGAACGTATGCAAATAGCATTTGTAAGCCCTTGAGAAAGCTTAAACGGTGTTCAGTAGTGGTTGCAGACACACTAAAAGCACTAATGAACTTGCCATCAGTCAATGCA ACCGAGCTATGGTCATGTGCAGAAGCAGTTGAGATTGATGCAAGTGCTAATGGGGATGTCCTGTCTTTGGTTCATCTCAAAGGACGGATTTTTAGCAGCCATTCTGATGGACACATTAAG GTTTGGGATTCTGGGAAGAAGATTTTAAGGTTGATTCAAGAAGTTCGTGAGCACATAAAGGCAGTAACATGCATGTTCATTCCACCTTCAGGTGACAAGCTTTACAGTGGCTCTCTAGACAAAACAATTCGA GTTTGGGCGATTGGACCAGAAGAAATCCATTGTGTCCAAGTTTATGACATGAAAGAGTCAGTACACTCATTGGCAGCTAGCAGTAGCCTTGCATGTTTTGCTTCTCAAGCAACTGGTGCCAAG GTTTACAACTGGGGTGGGATTACAAAGCACGTAAACTTCAGTAAAAATGTCAAGTGCCTTGCCATGATGGAAGAAAGTATATATTGTGGATGTACTGGCTACAGCATCCAG GAAGTAGATTTGAGAAAGGGCACATCAAGCATATTCTACTCAGGGACAAGGAAACTGCTAGGCAAGCAGACCATACATGCGCTCTGCATTCGTGATGGTCATCTCTTTGCTGGTGGTTCTTCGGTTGATGGTTTAGCCGGCAAG GTGTTCTCTCTGTCTACTAGAGCGGTCATTGGATCATTGTCGACAGGATTTGATATCCATAGTATAGCTGCTAATAACGATTTCGTGTTTACGGGAACCAAATGTGGGATCATTGAGGTCTGGTTAAGAGAACGGCTCACTAGAGTTGCATCACTTAAAGTTCATGGAGGAGGAAACACGAAGATTACTTCGCTGGCCTCAGATTCTGATGGAGAAATGCTGTTTGCTGGTACCTCCGATGGAAAGATTCAG GGTTGGTCTCTGGATTGA